The Paenibacillus sp. G2S3 region TCCAGTTTTAAATACGGAGGATTTCCAAGTACCATCATATAACAGGATTGCTTCACCACTAGTGAATTGTGTTGTATATTCAGCATACTCAAAACCAAGTTCGCCTTTTTTGAAGTATCCTTTGTCAACCCATTCTTTGTACTTCGCAAAGCCTTTTACAACGTTTGGATCAGTCCATTTAGCTTCGCCTGTTGCAAATTTAGCAGTTACATCTGGACCTGCATAACGTGACCACAAGTGGTTAGCTAGCATAAGTGGTACCCAACCAGCCTTAGATGCACCAGCCAAAGGTACTTTTCCGTCAGCCTTGATGTCTGCCAATTGTTGTTCCAATTCAGCAAATGTTGTCGGAGCTTTCCAACCCTTGCTACCGTAGTATTCTTTGTTGTAGAAGAATCCTTCACCAGATCCACCGATCGGCAATCCGTAAATTTTTCCTTCATAAGTAAAAGGATCAAGATTCGAGAATTTATCCTTAATTCCAAGCTCCTCAAGAATTGGAGTCAGGTCAAGTAATTTACCTTCTTTAGCATAGATCTTAGAGTCAGGGCTACCGAACAGATCGAAGATCTCCGGTGGATTACCTGCAGCCATTTCACCACGCAATTTTTCTTTACGGTTTACATCAGAATCTACTCCATCAAGCTTAAAGGTCAGACCCGGTACATCGCCTTCTACCTTTTTCACTACTTCTTGCAGAATAGCCAGACGTTTCTGTTTGTCTGCACCGATTTGAGTGTGACGAATCGTCATTTCGAACGGCTCGCTACTTACCGGTTCTTCTGTTGCTGGAGCATTTGTAGCATCCGCTGAATTCGTCGCGGTAGCGTTTCCATCTCCTTTGTTAGAAGACGCATTATTGTTGCTTCCGCAACCTGCCAGTAAAGCTGATGATACAAAAATCAGGGACAATAGCAAAGTCATACCTTTTTTCATTTCTTGTGACCCCCCATATAATGTTGTGCTTTACATTTCTTATTATAGAAAACAGACTCCATTCTCGTAAGGTTAAGATTCATCTACTATAGGGATAAAAATCTCTAATGAAAGCGGAATCAACTACACAACATGTAATGTAATATAACTTAGTTTTAGTAATTATTACGATTAATCGCTATATTACGTGATCTAACCATACATACACTTAGGAAATAATAATACAAATTTAAAATAATGATATAATATCTATCACAACGTATTTTCGACTCGTTAATTAACAGCTGTAAATATATCATGTTTTTAAAAGAGAAAATACAAAATTACCCCTTTTAAAGGCATCCGACATCCCTCATAACAAAAAAAAGCCGTTCCTTCAGCAGTAATTCACTGAAGGAACGGCCCCACTTAATGTAGGTAACAATTATACCAGCGCTGTCTGCTTACGACCTTCTTCGACCAAGCGGTAAGCCCGCTGAACTTCTTCATCCGTAGGGGATGGCACTCCATCTAATTCATAAGCCTTGCCGAGCATTTCCCATTTATAGATACCCATTTGATGATAAGGTAAGATTTCAAATTTCTCAACGCCATTTAAGGTTCCAATATAACGACCTAAATTGATAAGGTCCTCTTCACGGTCATGAATGCCTGGAACATATACATGCCTAATCCACATCTTACGGTTATGATCCGACAGCCAGCGTGCAAGCTTCAAGGTCCGATCATTAGATTTTCCAGTTAACTTAATGTGTGCATCTTCATCAATATGTTTCAAATCAAGCATCACTAAGTCTGTAACATCTAATAAGTCATTAATCTTGTCACCCTCATTATAACCATTACTATCTAATGTGGTGTGCAAATTCCAACGCTTCTTAACTTCCGTAAATAACTGCTTTACAAATTGTGCCTGCAAAGTTGGTTCTCCGCCGGATACAGTTAACCCACCACCGGATGAACGATAGTAGTTTAAATAAGGCTCGATCTCTGAGAGCACTTCTTCTAGAGTCATTTCTTTACCTTCATCTAAAGCCCAAGTATCAGGGTTATGGCAATACTGGCATTTCAACAAGCAACCTTGCATAAATAAGACAAATCGAATACCAGGTCCATCAACGGTTCCAAAGGTTTCCAAGGAGTGTATACGACCTTTAATCATAGGATGTCACCCTTTCGCCACGTCAGATTAACAGCTCTTTCACGAAGAAGCTCCCTGCCCTTGAGACTGTCACTTCCCTTGATCGCGGCTGTGATATTTAAAATTTTAACGATTCTCAAACAAGATATTACCGCCCTTGTTTCAAGGGCGGTAACTTCCTTGCAATTATTTCAATGTAGTACTTCATTCAAAGATCTTCAATGAATAGGAACGAATTACATCGAACCATGGAACGTACGGTTAATTACATCCATTTGTTGTTCGCGAGTCAACTTGATGAAGTTAACTGCATAACCGGATACGCGGATAGTCAATTGTGGATAATTCTCTGGGTGATCCATAGCGTCCATCAGCTGTTCACGATTAAATACGTTAACGTTCAAATGCTGAGCGTTGTTATGGAAGTATCCGTCCATCATGTGTACCAGGTTAGACTTACAGGATTCTTCGTCTTTACCTAGTGCCTTAGGTACGATGGAGAACGTGTTGGAGATACCATCTTGTGCATCGGAGTAAGGCAGTTTGGCTACAGAGTTCAGCGAAGCCAGAGCACCTTTCTTATCACGTCCGTGCATTGGGTTAGCACCTGGTGCAAAAGGTTCGCCTTTCTTACGTCCGTCAGGTGTAGTACCTGTTTTCTTACCGTATACTACATTCGAAGTAATGGTCAATACCGATTGAGTCGGTACAGCATCACGATAAGTTTTGTTTTTACGGATCATTGTCATGAAGGTTTCAACCAATTCTACTGCGATGCTGTCTACAGCATCGTCATTGTTACCGTAGCATGGGAATTCGCCTTCGGTTTCGAAGTCAATTGCAATACCTTGTTCGTTACGAATTGGTTTAACTTTCGCGTATTTAATAGCACTCAGGGAGTCAGCTGCAACGGACAGACCAGCGATACCGCAAGCCATAGTACGCAGAATATCACGGTCATGCAGTGCCATTTCAATACGTTCGTAAGAATATTTGTCATGCATATAGTGGATGATGTTCAAAGTGTTAACGTAAGTCTTAGCCAACCACTCCATCATCGGTTTGAAGCGTTTCATTACTTCGTCATAATCCAGATATTCAGAAGTGATCGCTGGGAATTCCGGTCCAACTTGTGCTCCGGATTTCTCGTCTTTACCGCCATTAATAGCATACAGCAAAGCTTTTGCCAGGTTAGCACGAGCACCGAAGAACTGCATTTGTTTACCGATGCGCATTGGAGATACACAGCATGCAATCGCATAATCATCACCCCAGTATGGACGCATTAAATCATCATTCTCATACTGAATTGCACTAGTTTCAATGGAAACCTTAGCACAATATTTTTTGAAGCCTTCAGGCAATCTTTCGGACCACAGAACAGTTAAGTTTGGTTCCGGAGCTGGACCCAAGTTGTACAGGGTGTTCAGGAAACGGAAACTGTTCTTGGTAACTCGAGTGGTTCCGTCTTCAGCCATACCACCAATGGATTCAGTTACCCAAGTAGGGTCACCGGAGAATAGATCGTTATAGTCAGGTGTACGCAAGAATTTCACGATACGCAGTTTCATTACGAAATGGTCGACAATTTCTTGTACTTGTTCTTCAGTCAAAGTACCTTCTTCAATATCTCGTTCTGCATAAATGTCTAGGAAGGAGGATACACGTCCCAGGGACATCGCCGCACCATTCTGCTCTTTAACCGCTGCCAGATATCCAAAGTATACCCATTGCGTAGCTTCCTTGAAGTTCGTCGCTGGTTTGGAAATATCCATACCGTGAGCAGCCGCCATTTCCTTCAATTCGCCAAGTGCACGAATTTGCTCGGACAGCTCTTCACGCAAACGAATTACTTCTTCAGTCATGGAATCCACTTCAAGCTCAGTTAGTTGTTGTTTTTTGTCTTTAATCAAGAAATCAATACCGTACAGAGCAATGCGGCGGTAGTCGCCGATAATGCGTCCGCGGCCGTAAGCATCAGGAAGACCTGTGATAACGCCGGATTTACGCACTGCTCTCATGTCTGGTGTATATGCATCAAATACGCCTTGGTTATGCGTTTTGCGAATGTTCGTGAACATATCAACGATGTTTTGTGGAAGCTCGAAGCCATAAGCCTTCGTAGCATCGACCATCATCTTGATTCCGCCGAATGGCTGGATAGAACGTCTGAAAGGAGCGTCAGTCTGCACGCCTACAATTTGTTCCTTGTCCTTGTCAATGTAGCCTGGAGCATGTGAAGTGATTGTGGAGACAGTATCTAGGGAAACATCCCATACGCCGCCTCTTTCTCTTTCTTCCTTGCTCAGTTGGGAAATAATCTTCCACAGTTCAGTTGTGTTACTAGTAGGTCCTACGAGGAACTGCTCATTACCTTCATAAGGCTTAATGTTACTAGCGATAAAGTTGTTAACGTCAACTTTCTTAGACCATTTACCTTTTACA contains the following coding sequences:
- the pflA gene encoding pyruvate formate-lyase-activating protein, with product MIKGRIHSLETFGTVDGPGIRFVLFMQGCLLKCQYCHNPDTWALDEGKEMTLEEVLSEIEPYLNYYRSSGGGLTVSGGEPTLQAQFVKQLFTEVKKRWNLHTTLDSNGYNEGDKINDLLDVTDLVMLDLKHIDEDAHIKLTGKSNDRTLKLARWLSDHNRKMWIRHVYVPGIHDREEDLINLGRYIGTLNGVEKFEILPYHQMGIYKWEMLGKAYELDGVPSPTDEEVQRAYRLVEEGRKQTALV
- the pflB gene encoding formate C-acetyltransferase, encoding MSVIEKDVQEVKSGWRNFVKGKWSKKVDVNNFIASNIKPYEGNEQFLVGPTSNTTELWKIISQLSKEERERGGVWDVSLDTVSTITSHAPGYIDKDKEQIVGVQTDAPFRRSIQPFGGIKMMVDATKAYGFELPQNIVDMFTNIRKTHNQGVFDAYTPDMRAVRKSGVITGLPDAYGRGRIIGDYRRIALYGIDFLIKDKKQQLTELEVDSMTEEVIRLREELSEQIRALGELKEMAAAHGMDISKPATNFKEATQWVYFGYLAAVKEQNGAAMSLGRVSSFLDIYAERDIEEGTLTEEQVQEIVDHFVMKLRIVKFLRTPDYNDLFSGDPTWVTESIGGMAEDGTTRVTKNSFRFLNTLYNLGPAPEPNLTVLWSERLPEGFKKYCAKVSIETSAIQYENDDLMRPYWGDDYAIACCVSPMRIGKQMQFFGARANLAKALLYAINGGKDEKSGAQVGPEFPAITSEYLDYDEVMKRFKPMMEWLAKTYVNTLNIIHYMHDKYSYERIEMALHDRDILRTMACGIAGLSVAADSLSAIKYAKVKPIRNEQGIAIDFETEGEFPCYGNNDDAVDSIAVELVETFMTMIRKNKTYRDAVPTQSVLTITSNVVYGKKTGTTPDGRKKGEPFAPGANPMHGRDKKGALASLNSVAKLPYSDAQDGISNTFSIVPKALGKDEESCKSNLVHMMDGYFHNNAQHLNVNVFNREQLMDAMDHPENYPQLTIRVSGYAVNFIKLTREQQMDVINRTFHGSM
- a CDS encoding extracellular solute-binding protein; protein product: MKKGMTLLLSLIFVSSALLAGCGSNNNASSNKGDGNATATNSADATNAPATEEPVSSEPFEMTIRHTQIGADKQKRLAILQEVVKKVEGDVPGLTFKLDGVDSDVNRKEKLRGEMAAGNPPEIFDLFGSPDSKIYAKEGKLLDLTPILEELGIKDKFSNLDPFTYEGKIYGLPIGGSGEGFFYNKEYYGSKGWKAPTTFAELEQQLADIKADGKVPLAGASKAGWVPLMLANHLWSRYAGPDVTAKFATGEAKWTDPNVVKGFAKYKEWVDKGYFKKGELGFEYAEYTTQFTSGEAILLYDGTWKSSVFKTGQSGEGLIGKVGFFNIPPVDGGVGDQTALMRDVNNGYGFSASAEKDPRQLAAVKSFIKNLFNEEMQLRGLVEDGVLPAMKIDQNVLNENITDDLMSEIVGVLNNSQSSFPAFDSLVQADVTTEISNIQIQKLIGGQTTPEKMGEALQKVQEEANAAVE